One region of Rhodocaloribacter litoris genomic DNA includes:
- a CDS encoding UxaA family hydrolase yields MAQVLQVHPADNVLVALVDLPAGTSVSCDGARCVLPEAVPAKHKFVTKDLAPGDPVVMYGVLVGRAARPLTRGTRLTTENVRHDASGFGAWHGPRPWQAPDVSRWQARTFLGYHRSDGQVGTANVWLVVPLVFCENRNVEVLREAFEPVLGYARPGRYAQLVAALANRYRQGATPDELRHLPVPPGTEARAGRVFPNVDGIRFLTHQAGCGGTREDARALCGLLAGYLHHPNVAGATVLSLGCQNAQVEVLREELHRRNPRFDKPLLVFEHQRYGTEEDLLTEAVRQTFVALAEADRIERRPAPLGRLTIGVECGGSDGFSGLSANPVIGHVADLIVALGGSVILSEFPELCGVEQELIDRCVSAEVADRFRTLMRAYAARAEAVGAGFDMNPSPGNIRDGLITDAMKSAGAARKGGTSPVVDVLDYPEYVRRPGLNLLCTPGNDVESTTAMAGAGANVILFSTGLGTPTGNPVAPVVKVSSNTALARRMPDLIDFDAGPVITGEQTIAQAGAALLELVIRVASGEQLTKAERLGQYDFIPWKRGVSL; encoded by the coding sequence ATGGCTCAGGTGCTCCAGGTTCATCCCGCGGACAACGTGCTCGTGGCGCTGGTCGACCTGCCGGCGGGCACGAGCGTGTCCTGCGACGGGGCCCGCTGTGTGCTGCCGGAGGCCGTGCCGGCCAAGCACAAGTTCGTCACGAAGGACCTGGCGCCCGGCGACCCGGTCGTCATGTACGGGGTGCTCGTCGGGCGGGCGGCCCGGCCCCTGACGCGGGGCACGCGTCTGACGACGGAGAACGTGCGTCACGACGCCAGCGGCTTCGGGGCCTGGCACGGCCCCCGTCCCTGGCAGGCGCCGGACGTCTCGCGATGGCAGGCGCGTACCTTCCTCGGCTATCACCGTTCGGACGGTCAGGTAGGGACGGCCAACGTGTGGCTCGTCGTGCCCCTCGTTTTCTGTGAGAACCGGAACGTAGAGGTGTTGCGCGAGGCCTTCGAACCCGTGCTCGGCTATGCCCGGCCCGGGCGCTACGCCCAGCTGGTCGCCGCGCTGGCGAACCGCTACCGGCAGGGCGCCACGCCCGACGAGCTGCGGCACCTGCCCGTCCCGCCGGGGACGGAAGCCCGTGCCGGCCGCGTCTTCCCGAACGTGGACGGCATCCGCTTTCTGACGCACCAGGCCGGTTGCGGGGGCACCCGCGAGGACGCCCGTGCGCTCTGCGGGTTGCTGGCCGGTTACCTGCATCATCCCAACGTGGCCGGTGCCACCGTCCTCAGCCTGGGCTGCCAGAACGCCCAGGTCGAGGTGCTGCGCGAGGAACTCCACCGGCGCAATCCCCGCTTCGACAAGCCGCTGCTGGTCTTCGAACACCAGCGCTACGGCACCGAGGAGGACCTGCTCACGGAGGCCGTACGGCAGACGTTCGTCGCCCTGGCGGAAGCCGACCGGATCGAACGGCGACCCGCCCCGCTGGGCAGGCTTACCATCGGAGTCGAGTGCGGGGGGTCGGACGGCTTCTCCGGGTTGTCCGCCAACCCGGTCATCGGGCACGTGGCCGACCTGATCGTAGCCCTCGGCGGCTCGGTCATCCTCTCGGAGTTTCCCGAACTGTGCGGGGTCGAACAGGAACTGATCGACCGGTGCGTGAGCGCCGAGGTGGCCGATCGCTTCCGGACGCTGATGCGGGCGTACGCCGCACGGGCCGAGGCCGTCGGGGCCGGCTTCGACATGAACCCCTCGCCGGGCAACATCCGGGACGGGCTCATCACCGACGCCATGAAGTCGGCCGGGGCCGCACGCAAGGGCGGCACCTCCCCGGTGGTGGATGTGCTCGACTACCCGGAATACGTGCGGCGGCCGGGTCTGAACCTGCTCTGCACGCCCGGCAACGACGTCGAGTCCACGACGGCCATGGCCGGTGCCGGCGCCAACGTGATCCTGTTCTCGACCGGGCTGGGCACGCCCACCGGCAACCCGGTCGCCCCCGTCGTCAAGGTCTCCTCGAACACGGCGCTGGCCCGGCGCATGCCGGACCTGATCGACTTCGATGCCGGGCCGGTGATCACCGGGGAGCAGACGATCGCGCAGGCCGGCGCAGCCCTGCTGGAGCTGGTGATCCGGGTTGCTTCCGGTGAGCAGCTTACGAAGGCGGAACGACTCGGCCAGTACGATTTCATCCCCTGGAAACGCGGGGTTTCGCTCTGA
- a CDS encoding TRAP transporter substrate-binding protein, which produces MAAYGGRRFLLLVLIFVLAGCSGRTGVRVIKLGHGLDPTHPVHRAMEYMGERLVELSGGTMRLQIYPSQQLGTERETLELLQIGSLGMTKVSSSVLEGFVPAFQVFGLPYLFRDDTHRFAVLDGPVGQELLRRAEPFNLRGLAYYDAGSRSFYTKDRPVLTPADLAGLKIRTQESPVAIQMVRALGGSATPIAWGELYTALQQGIVDGAENNPPSFYLSRHYEVCRYYSLDEHTSVPDVLLISTLLWEDLTPQQQGWLQEAAQASAVYQRQLWQEAVEEALAAVQEAGVEVFRPDKTPFVEAVAPLYEAFRSDTLVYGLVERIRRTE; this is translated from the coding sequence ATGGCTGCATACGGCGGGCGTCGCTTTCTCCTGTTGGTGCTGATCTTCGTCCTGGCCGGATGCAGCGGGCGAACCGGCGTGCGGGTGATCAAGCTGGGCCACGGTCTCGACCCGACCCACCCGGTGCACCGGGCCATGGAGTACATGGGGGAGCGGCTGGTCGAGCTCTCCGGCGGCACCATGCGGCTGCAGATCTACCCGAGCCAGCAGCTGGGGACCGAGCGGGAAACGCTCGAACTGCTCCAGATCGGCTCGCTCGGCATGACGAAGGTGTCCTCCAGCGTGCTCGAAGGGTTCGTGCCGGCGTTTCAGGTCTTCGGCCTGCCCTATCTTTTCCGGGACGACACCCACCGGTTTGCCGTGCTCGACGGGCCGGTGGGGCAGGAGTTGCTGCGGCGGGCCGAGCCGTTCAACCTTCGCGGGCTGGCCTATTACGACGCCGGCAGCCGGAGCTTCTACACGAAGGACCGCCCCGTCCTCACGCCGGCCGACCTGGCCGGGCTCAAGATCCGGACGCAGGAGAGTCCCGTGGCCATCCAGATGGTGCGGGCCCTCGGCGGGTCGGCCACCCCCATCGCCTGGGGGGAACTGTATACCGCCCTCCAGCAGGGGATCGTGGACGGGGCCGAGAACAACCCGCCTTCCTTCTACCTCTCCCGTCACTACGAAGTGTGCCGCTACTATTCGCTCGACGAGCACACCTCGGTGCCGGACGTGCTCCTGATCAGCACGCTCCTCTGGGAGGACCTGACCCCGCAGCAACAGGGCTGGTTGCAGGAGGCTGCGCAGGCCTCGGCGGTGTACCAGCGGCAGCTCTGGCAGGAGGCCGTCGAGGAGGCCCTGGCCGCCGTGCAGGAGGCCGGCGTCGAGGTCTTCCGCCCGGACAAGACCCCGTTCGTCGAGGCGGTGGCGCCGCTCTACGAGGCTTTCCGGAGCGACACGCTGGTCTACGGCCTCGTCGAGCGGATCCGCCGCACGGAGTGA
- a CDS encoding TRAP transporter small permease: MEKLRRLVDRGLAGLLVGVIGLAVLNVLWQVFTRWVLRDPSSYTEELARYLLIWIGLLGAAYAAGQKLHLAIDLLPGRLTGRARHLLELAIGGCVFVFALAVMVVGGSRLVLLTLRFEQTSAALGVPLGYVYLVLPLSGLLIMFYALADGLGQWRAWRPRRDEPPAPGAES, encoded by the coding sequence ATGGAAAAACTACGCCGCCTCGTAGATCGCGGGCTCGCCGGGCTGCTCGTGGGCGTGATCGGGCTGGCCGTGCTCAACGTGCTGTGGCAGGTGTTCACCCGCTGGGTGCTGCGCGACCCGAGCTCGTACACGGAGGAACTGGCGCGCTACCTGCTCATCTGGATAGGGCTGCTCGGAGCCGCGTACGCCGCCGGGCAGAAGCTGCATCTGGCCATCGACCTGCTGCCGGGGCGGCTCACCGGCCGGGCGCGGCACCTCCTGGAGCTGGCGATCGGCGGGTGCGTCTTCGTCTTCGCGCTGGCCGTCATGGTGGTGGGCGGGAGCCGGCTCGTGCTGCTGACCCTTCGCTTCGAGCAGACGTCGGCGGCCCTGGGCGTGCCGCTCGGCTACGTCTACCTCGTGCTGCCGCTGAGCGGGCTGCTCATCATGTTCTACGCACTGGCCGACGGGCTCGGGCAGTGGCGGGCCTGGCGGCCGCGGCGGGACGAACCGCCCGCCCCCGGCGCGGAATCCTGA